The Haloplanus sp. CK5-1 genome segment GAAGAGAGTCCTGCGCCGGAGTTGACGCGAACGGCCGTCACGAGTGCTGCCTGGCGAGTTGCCAGTACCGACTGGGAACTCGCCCGATACGAGGGGGAAGTCTCCGTTTCGCGTCTCGATCCCCACATCGTTGACTACGCCGTCGCGACGGCTATCGGACGTGCGGCCCCGGATATCTCCAGACGGACCGTCGAGACACTAGCGCGTGCGTGATAGTGATACGCTCGAACTCACGAGAGGATCCGAAAGCGGTCGTACGCACGCAGATCGAGCGATTACGACGCTCTCGCCTCGGGTGGGTGACCGTACACGCTGCCCGTCGTTCGGGATGGGATCGGCCACTTTGCCGCCGAGCAGCGAGTCGTCGCCGTCACACCCGGTGGTGACGAGCAGTGGAGCGGCGTCTCGACAGCGAGGTCTCGGGTGCGCCGCCCCCCGATCAAGGTCGGGGACACCTCTACGTCCCGACGGGCGACGCTCCAGATCCGGTACCTGCGTCGGTAACGATCCTCTGCCTTACCGACAGTGAGGTCGTCGGGACAGTCCGCGACGGTGACGGGTGGACGTACGGCCTCACCGTCGCTGAAAGCGACGTGTTCGCTCGGAGCGCGGCCGCATGCGTTCGACTCGCCCCCGGGCACCGAACGCTGGCGTCAGTCGATGGTCCCACTCGGCTATGACGAGTCCAACCCGGTCGATTCCACCGCGACGCAGATTGCGCCCGCCGTTACCGCGGATGGCGTGTACGTTTCCGACCGGAACGCTCCCGTGGAACGACTAGGTCGTGGGACAACGGTGGTCGCCATCCAACCGCCGACACGGCCGAAACCGATCCGAACGTTGGCGATATGCACAGCACTGCCCTGTCACCGAATGCGGGGAACACGAGTCCGGACACCGGCCGTGTCGCTGTCAGTGCGTCGGTAAACACGAACGTGAGAATCGCGATGACGCCGCCGCGGAAGCCAGCGTGGAGACCGGCAGCACTCGGAGTTCGGGAGCCAACTCATCGGGGTAGCGGCTGGTAACGAGACTCCTACTCCGAGACTCATAATGCGGAATGCGACGGGTGTGGAGGTCCGAATACATAGTCTATCCAACACGGTACAGCAGCGTCGGCACCTGCGGTTTTGAAGTTCGAGCGGCGGTTTAGCTTGACTGAGCACACCGTCGAGACGGTCGTACATTCGTGCTGGCAGTCTATCCAATACGAACGCGGAATCCACTCCTACTTCCCCGCCATTCTGCTATCGTTTCTCAAACTTAGCTGACTCTTTGAGCTTCAGCTACATCTTTGATAGGCCCACGTGTAGCCACCCGTGAGAACGATGAGTCTACTGCAAGCTATCTACCCGTTCGTCTTGGCCGTTCTAAATATGGCACTGGGTTGGTTTCTCTACTACCCATTGGGATCCGTCGCTGGTATCTTGCTCGCTGCGATCGGCGTCGTCGTCCTTCTCACCCGGATCGGAGGCACTGTCGCTAGTTGTCCACTCTATCGATAGCGCCGGTGGCAAGAGTCCGGTTTAACACGATAAGAAGGCCGAAACGAGACGAATTCCACTCCTGACGCTGCACCGAGTTAGAAAAATATCAAATACTTGGCTGTTGTCCGCTGTGGCAGTTATTTCGACGACCGTCAAAAGATAGCTGTCGCTGTTCGCCAGCCTCGCTTCAGCCGAAGCGAGGCGGCTCAGCCGAGTCCGTGCTCGTATCCTGGTGGTAACCCTTCACTGTTTGTCCGATGCTTTTGCTTCCAGCCGAGCTCATCGTCTAACACCTGCTCGATCCCGTGGAGAAACCCATCACTGAACGTGAAATCTGTCGGGAGTGCTCGCCCGCCACGCCGTGGCCGGGCGAGCACTGCCCATTGCAACACGAGCCACAACTGCTCCAACAGGAACCCGACACCCACGTAGAAGAGCCGAATTATCGTCGATGGCGTCGTTGTCAAAGCACGCGCTTCGCGGAACTTCTCATAGCTCTTCTCGATCCGTGACCGATGGTTGTAGACCTGCGCCACTTGCTGCGGCGTGCGGTCTTCCAGACCGTACGCCGCGTAGCCCGTTTGTTTGAGCCCTGATTTTCCACGATCACCGTTCTGGTAGGTGACGTTCACTGCCAGCGGATACGTCTGTTCGTACTCTTTGTCTTCACAGACCGTCTCTTCTGTCATATGCGAAGCAGTGACAGCAAGTTTCTCCCGGAGCGAGTCTTTCCGGGTTATGACCGGAAAGACTGGCGGTGCTGTCTCCCGAAGAACACCGATTAACTCCCCGACGAAGGCGTCTCTGTCCATGAGGATCTGGTCGGTCTCGAATGGATATGTCTCGACGCGGGCGAGCACGCGCTCGACCGCGTCGGCCTTGCTGTCCTCGCCATCAACTGGTTCAACTGCCAGTGTTAGTGGCTTTCCCTGCGCGATGACGAACGCAGTACAGTACCGGTGACACTTCGTGGTTCCGTCCCGTGCTTCCATTCTCCTGAACTCGTCCTCGTCGTCTGGATGACCGTGGAACGGATTGTCCATGAAGTCCAGACAGATGGTTCTCGACCCGCCGCGGTCGAGAACCGTCATTGCCACCAGTGCGAGGATATCGTTGACAGCATCGAGCATCGGCTCTTTCTCCAGGGTGTGCAACCAGTCCATCACTGGCTCGCGGTTTGGCGTGTCCTCAGTATTCGTTGTGACGCCGTTGACTGAGGTTGTGTCAACAGCAGCTCGTAAGACGACTTCCATGATCTCCTCGGAATCGAGGCCAGAGCCCTCGATTCCTTCCATCGGTATCAGCTCAAGCAACTCCATGCTAAGAGACTTCAACTGGCTGTTCGAAATGTACTCGTCCGGATCTGTGAGGATGCGTTTGAGTTTTGGTAGCCTCATCACGCATCCATCCGGACGGCGGCTGAATCAGGCGACTGATTCAGTCGCGTCATTCTGATCACTACGTGTCAGCAACTGGTCTCTTGAGCCAGAGTGGACAACTAGCGACTGTCCGTGAACATCGACTGGTACTCGGGGACTCGGGCTGATCCCCCTTCCGAGCCGTCTCGTTGAACGCACTCTCCGTCGGTCGCGTTCTTACTGACAGACACTGGGAGTTCGGAAAGACGCTGCTGTATACAACGCGAGGTGACGTGTGTAGGCAACAAACGCTGGGTGCTGGTGTTTCCCACACGATACGTTCTCTCGGTCGCCTCGGCCACGACAGCTTAGCTCTCCAGGAGGGTGTCATAGAACTCTTCTCACACCGTGATGATTGTGCTTCCCGGATTGTCTCCGCGTTCGTAGTTGGTGATTGCGACGACGAGGCGCAGACACAACGCGAGGAACACCTGCGCTCGTGCATGGACGCGGCCTCGGGCGTGCGTTCGCCCGAGGCCGCAGCCCTTGACTGATTCGTTGGTTCGTTCGACGCCACTCCGGCGGTTGTACGTCTCGTCTAGCGTTGATTGCTTCAGCTGAACGTCGTTGCTGTGTTTTTCAATGCGGTCTTCTACCCTGTACTCGATATCTTTCGGGTCGTCGGTGTTTCGTGGATTGTACGGAGCGACTGGCACGACCCCTGCGGCCAGCAGGTGGTCGTGCCAGTCGAGCGTGTCGTAGGCACTGTCTCCAAGCATCCACATCGGTTTCCCGACGGCGAGCGCGTCACGCGTGACGCGCATCGCCGTCTCTTCTGGTGCTTGTTTGCTCTCGGTGAACTCGGCTGCAATCGGGATCTTTTGCCCGGTTGAGACGATCGTGCAGCCGTAGCCGTAGTAGTACTCGTCATCGGTTGGATCATAGCACTTCGATGCGTCTGGATCGGCGGGCATCGCTCTCACGTCGGTTGAATCGATAGAATACGTCAAGTCGAGCAGGCCCCGCAAGGCGGCCTGCTCGACGAGATGGTCGAAGACCCGGTCAACAACGTGCTCAAGATCAGTGAGGAATCGATCGACCGCGTCTCTCGACGGCGGTCGATCGAAGCTACAGCTGAGCCAGACAACGGTGTTGTTCAGTTCTCGTGCAACCGGACGGATACCGTAGATGTTCTTGTAATAGCAATGGAGAAAGCCACGCATCATCTCGGGCGGCTCAAGATCTCGTGTTCGCCCCGTCTCCGCCGGGGCGAACACGTCGAACCCTTCAAGAAACTCGAAGGAGAGGTGCTCGAACAACGCCAACGTCTCCGTTTCCACGGCATTGAAGAACGATTCTACCGAAGGATCATCTTGCAGGGTCGCTGAACTCATTCCACCTCAGCGTTCACCCTGCTCTTTGGTATGCGAACTGTTCTATGACACCCTCTGACAATGTTATCGAGTACCGATTCGCGGGTTAGCTTCGGTGATTCGGATACCCGCCACGATCAGATGCACAGTACCATCGAAGAGTGGATCGACGACCTTGTCATCGGCGTCAACGACGCGCAGGCCAGCGTGGAGTTCTAGGAGTGGCTCGGCGTCCAGAGTCGCTTCCACGATTACTCGTATCGGAACACGCTCCTCATCAAGCGGCAGTGTCCCGAGGCGAGCCGGGTTGCGGGCTACCGGACGTGGCAGGAGGAGTTTGACCACCACATCAAGGAGGGTGAGTCGGCCATCTGGATCTGGGCGCCGATCATCACCAAGCAGTGCCCGGAGTGCGAGAATTCGCCGAACTACCACGAGGACAGTAACTGTGAGTACGACGAGACACCGCCCGAGGGTTCAAGCTTGCGCCGGTGTTCGATGTCTCCCAGACCGAGGGCGAGCCGCTTCCCGACCTGAACACGGAAGCGACCGGGGACACCGGCAACCTCGTCGAACATCTGACTGCCGCCGCTGATGAACTCGGTGTGACGGTGCGAATCGTGCCGGAAGCGGAGTGGACGCACGGTGAGGCCAAAGGCATCTGTGAGCAGTTGAGTCTCGTCGACGTTCAGCCGCTCGTCGAGGTGCGTGATCGGAAGAACGAGGCCGACCTCGCGCGGACGCTGATCCACGAGTACGCCCACGCCCTGCTTCACTTCGACGTCGACGACGACGACACCGAGCGGTCGAAACGCGAAGTCGAGGCCGAGGCGGTCGCCTACGTCGTCGGGCGGTACTGTGGGCTGGATACCAGCGGGTCGGCGTTGTACCTGGCCGCGTGGGAGTCGGACGATCCCAAGATCGTTCGCGACCGTCTCGACCGCATCAGTTCCACAGCAGAAGAACTCATCGACGTGCTCGAAGACGGCGTCTGAATTCTTAACCAATACTTGGTTCTACCCCCAATTTCGTTGGTTAAGTCTGCTCGTCGCCGCCGTCCGCGGCAGTCGCAAGGCTAAAGCAGACTCGTATTTATATTCTATGTAAGAAACGCAGGTATAAGTATCATAGAACAAACGCAAAATATACGCCAGGGTCTCTCGACTCGAGAAAGTCGACTCCTTGCACGACTCGCTGGCGCGGGTCACCAGATCATCTCCGTCGACGACATCGAGACGACACTGGAGATCCCCCCAAACACCGCCCGTGAGATCGCCTCCCGGCTCACCGAGAAGGGCTGGCTCGACCGGCTCTTCCCGGGCACGTATCTCATCATTCCACTCACAGCCGGCGAGGAGGCCGTGTACACGACCCACGAGTACCTCATCGCTGCCCACGTCGCCGAGCCGATGTACATCGGCTACT includes the following:
- a CDS encoding ISH3 family transposase, producing the protein MRLPKLKRILTDPDEYISNSQLKSLSMELLELIPMEGIEGSGLDSEEIMEVVLRAAVDTTSVNGVTTNTEDTPNREPVMDWLHTLEKEPMLDAVNDILALVAMTVLDRGGSRTICLDFMDNPFHGHPDDEDEFRRMEARDGTTKCHRYCTAFVIAQGKPLTLAVEPVDGEDSKADAVERVLARVETYPFETDQILMDRDAFVGELIGVLRETAPPVFPVITRKDSLREKLAVTASHMTEETVCEDKEYEQTYPLAVNVTYQNGDRGKSGLKQTGYAAYGLEDRTPQQVAQVYNHRSRIEKSYEKFREARALTTTPSTIIRLFYVGVGFLLEQLWLVLQWAVLARPRRGGRALPTDFTFSDGFLHGIEQVLDDELGWKQKHRTNSEGLPPGYEHGLG
- a CDS encoding transposase; protein product: MSSATLQDDPSVESFFNAVETETLALFEHLSFEFLEGFDVFAPAETGRTRDLEPPEMMRGFLHCYYKNIYGIRPVARELNNTVVWLSCSFDRPPSRDAVDRFLTDLEHVVDRVFDHLVEQAALRGLLDLTYSIDSTDVRAMPADPDASKCYDPTDDEYYYGYGCTIVSTGQKIPIAAEFTESKQAPEETAMRVTRDALAVGKPMWMLGDSAYDTLDWHDHLLAAGVVPVAPYNPRNTDDPKDIEYRVEDRIEKHSNDVQLKQSTLDETYNRRSGVERTNESVKGCGLGRTHARGRVHARAQVFLALCLRLVVAITNYERGDNPGSTIITV